The following coding sequences are from one Ficedula albicollis isolate OC2 chromosome 14, FicAlb1.5, whole genome shotgun sequence window:
- the TVP23A gene encoding Golgi apparatus membrane protein TVP23 homolog A: protein PGPRPPRALRADGLPPQALVDDTEDVSLDFGSEEELALRKARIRHPLATFFHLFFRVSAIVTYLFCDWFSNSFVACFVTILLLLSFDFWSVKNVTGRLLVGLRWWNQIDEDGKSHWVFEAKRVPAVAASTEAEARIFWLGLIICPVIWTTFLFSTLFSLKLKWLALVIAGISLQTANLYGYIHCKLGGQKTISRVTSRLFGTTDVPKSEY, encoded by the exons cccgggccgcgGCCGCCCCGGGCCCTGCGCGCTGACGGGCTCCCGCCGCAGGCGCTGGTGGACGACACCGAGGATGTGTCCCTGGATTTCGGCAGCGAGGAGGAGCTGGCGCTGCGGAAAGCGCGGATCAG GCACCCACTGGCCACCTTTTTCCACCTGTTTTTCCGAGTGAGTGCCATTGTTACCTACTTGTTCTGTGACTGGTTCAGCAACAGCTTTGTTGCCTGTTTTGTCACTATTCTCCTCCTTCTATCCTTTGACTTTTGGTCTGTCAAG AATGTGACAGGAAGACTCTTGGTTGGTTTGCGTTGGTGGAACCAGATTGATGAAGATGGAAAAAGTCACTGGGTGTTTGAAGCAAAAAGG GTGCCTGCAGTAGCTGCCTCAACTGAAGCTGAAGCCCGAATCTTTTGGCTCGGTCTCATCATCTGCCCTGTGATCTGGACGACATTTCTCTTTAGCACCTTGTTCTCCTTGAAGCTGAAATGGCTG GCTCTCGTGATTGCTGGGATCTCCCTCCAGACTGCTAATTTATATGGCTACATCCACTGCAAGTTAGGGGGACAAAAAACCATCAGCAGAGTAACCTCAAGGTTGTTTGGCACCACAGATGTTCCCAAGAGTGAGTACTGA